The following is a genomic window from Chryseobacterium sp. StRB126.
CCCCAGAAGTAATGTTTTGCTCTTTTGATATCCTGATTTCATACTGCTGTTAAGGGCAAGAATATTATTAGGACCGGGAAGAAATGCCGTTAGCACAGTGTAAATAAAAAACGAAAACCACATATATTTTTTTGACAAAATTAAAGAGACTAAACACTTCAAACAATCGGAATTATTTATACTTTTACTTCGAAAATATTAAAGTATGGATATTCATCAGCTCAAAAGTTTTAAAACTATAGTGGAAAAAGGCAATTTTCAGGATGCTGCCAATGAGCTTAATTACTCTCTGTCTGCCATCAGTTATCAGATTCAACAGCTTGAAAATGAACTAAAGTTTCCACTATTTGAAAAAATAGGTCGAAGGATGCTTCCTACCGAGCAGTCTTTGAAGCTGATTCCCCACATAAAAAAAATAGAAGAGGAGATAGAACAGATTAAACAGCTGAATTCAAAAGGCAGAAAGGTAGAGGGAAGCCTTACAATTTCAGTTTCTGACAGTCTGTTGACTTATATCCTGCAACCTGTACTTAAAGAATTCATTGAAACAGCTCCTGATGTAAAGCTCAAATTAAAAGTGAGAAACTGCTATGAAGTTCAGAAAGAAATTATCCGGAATGATATTGATCTGGGGATTCACTATCAGGTATATGGTTATGATGATCAGATCAAAGTCACAGAAGTGTCTACTTTCACAGTAGGAGTTATGACATCGCCTTTATTTTCACAACAGGAAAGGAATTTCGACAGAAAAGATCAGATAAAAGCGTGTTCTATAATCAATAATGACCCGAATGGTGTTTATCAACAGTATTTTGAAGAATATCTTAAGAAAAAAAACATTATCATCAGTCAAAATATTGAATTGTGGAGCATAGAAGCGATCAAAAAAAGTGTGATGAATAATCTGGGAATAGCCTGCCTGCCTCACTTTGTGGTAGAAGAAGAGATCAGAAAAGGAGAAATAACAGAACTTACTATTAAAGGGTTTCAGCGCACCATTACCATGATTACAGCCCATCATTCTAATAAATGGATCAGCCCTGCGATGGAACTTTTTTTAAAAATTCTTAATGAACAAATAGTCTGTGGATCTCCTGTTAGCTTAGAAATTTAAAATAAAATTAATAACAGAGCCTTCTCAGGAAAAATTTAAGCCTTATATTTGCAGGGATGTTAAAATGGTTCTCCATAATATGTTCAATGATGTATGTGCTGGCTACCACCAATGCGGGGGAAGTAATGAAGGTGCCTATGTTTGTAGAACATTTTATGGAATATGAAGGAAATCTTTCAGAATTCGTCATGGAACATTATGACAATCATAAAAAAGATGCTGACTGGGATCTGGATCAAAAGCTACCGTTTATTAATCCACCCATTGTACTGACTGTACAAGCACAGCTTCCTGATTATACTTTTGAAATCAAGAAACCTAAGGAAATCAGAATTCCGCAGAAGAACAGTATCTATCAGGAAAAGGACTTCTCAAACCTTTACCTTTCCAATATTTTCCAGCCTCCGCGGCTTTCTTAATTAATTTAAAATTAAAAATGAATACTTTAAGTTTTACTTAAGGTGATTTATTCTTATTGTTTATCAATCAATCTTGTAGTACTACATTATTCTGCTTTATTTTTTGAAGTAAAAGTATACTTATATTTTGAAAATCTTTGATTTTTATTCTTTTGTAAGCTTTTATTCAGTATCGTTCCAAACTTAAGCCAGCTTTGTGACTTTTATGGTTCATCTATACATTATAAGCCGTTTATAAAAGACTACAGATTATCTATTAATAATTTTTTCATGTTAAACAAAATTATTGAGTTTTCTGTAAAGAATAAACTCATCATTGCTCTGTTCACCATAGGTTTAGTCCTTTTCGGAGTATATGAAACCACCAAACTACCCATTGATGCTCAGCCTGATATCACCAATAATCAGGTACAGATTATCACCACCGCTCCGTCTTATGGAGCTGCGGATATTGAGCGCCTTGTAACATTTCCCATTGAACAGGCAACCAGCAATATCAGCGGAATCACCGAGCTCCGAAGCCTCTCCAGATTCGGATTGTCATTGGTAACAGTTGTTTTTGATGATGATACAGATGTCTATTGGGCCCGCCAGCAGGTTCAGGAACGTTTACAACTCGTTCAGGACAATATTCCTGCCGGAATTGGAAAACCTGAACTGGGACCTATTTCTACAGGATTGGGAGAAATTTTCCAATATGTAGTGAGAGCCAAGAAAGGTTATGAAAATGTGTACGATGAAACGGAATTGAGAACCATTCAGGATTGGGTAGTCAGACGACAATTACTGGGAACCAAAGGAGTAGCAGATGTCAGCAGTTTCGGAGGAAAGCTGAAACAGTATGAAATTGCCATTAATCCTAACAAACTACAGGCTTTTAATATCAATATTAACGATGTTTTTGCCGCTTTAGAAAATAATAATCAAAATACTGGGGGAGCCTATATCGAAAAGAAAGAAACGGTTCTTTTTATTCGAAGTGAAGGTCTTCTGGGAACAAAAGAGGATATAGGAAACATTCAGGTGGCGGAAACCAAAGAAGGAATTCCGGTTCACATTAAGGATGTAGCTTCTGTAAAGATCGGATATGCGACACGATATGGTGCCATGACCTATAATGATACTGGGGAATTATCCGGAGCTATTGTATTGATGCTTAAAGGTGAAAATGCCAACGAGGTAATAGGCAATATTAAGCAAAGACTTGAAAAGATTCAGGAGTCTTTACCGGAAGGGGTTGTCATTGAGCCTTTCCTTGATCGTGCTAAAATGGTTAACAATACCATCAGTACGGTAAAAACCAATTTGATGGAAGGGGCTTTAATCGTAGTTTTCATCCTTGTTGTATTTCTTGGGAATTTCCGGGCCGGATTATTGGTGGCTTCTGTCATTCCTTTAGCCATGCTGTTTGCCATAATTATGATGAACATCTTCGGGGTTGGAGGAAATCTGATGAGTCTTGGAGCCTTAGATTTCGGTCTTATTGTAGATGGTGCTGTTATCATTGTGGAAGCTGTTCTGCACCAATTAGCCCACAAAAAGCATTTTGGAAAAGACAATATGCTGAGTAAGAAGGAAATGGATGACCAGGTTTCCAATTCTGCTACAAAAATGGTTAGCAGTGCTGTTTTCGGGCAGATCATTATTCTTATTGTATATCTTCCCATCTTTGCCTTGCAGGGAATTGAGGGGAAAATGTTCAAACCGATGGCACAGACGGTAGCTTTTGCATTAATTGGAGCATTTATTCTTTCCCTTACTTACATTCCTATGATGAGCTCATTGGTATTAAGCCGAAAGAAAAAGGAAAAAGACAATATTTCTGACAGGGTAATGGCCAAAGTGGAAACGGGACATCAAAAATTCCTGATGAAAGCCCTGAAATTCAGAAAAACAATCATTCTGGGGGTTCTTATTCTTTTTGCAGGGGCGGTTTTCACTTTATCAAGAATGGGTGGAGAATTTATCCCATCTCTGGAAGAAGGTGATTTTGCTGTTGAAATGAGAATTCTTCAGGGAAGTAATATTAATGAGACCAAAAAGGTAACCACACAGGCTTCCAGCATTCTATTAAAACAGTTTCCGGAGGTACAGAAGATCGTTGTAAAGATCGGAAGTGCCGAGATCCCCACAGAACCCATGCCCATGGATGCCGGAGATATGATCATTGTTTTAAAACCTAAAAAAGAATGGACTTCTGCCCATTCATTCCCTGAACTCTCTGAAAAAATGAGCAAGGCATTAAGCGTTATTCCGGGATTAACGACCAGCTTCCAGTTCCCGGTACAGATGCGTTTTAATGAACTGATGACCGGTGCCAGACAGGATATCGTCTGTAAAATTTACGGAGAAGACCTTGACAGTCTTACTACCTATGCCAAAAAGCTGGGAAGTATCATCAATACGGTAAAAGGCGCTCAGGATCTTTATATAGAACCTGTAGAAGGAGCCCCACAGGTCGTTATTGATTATAACCGTTCTGAATTATCCAGATACAATATTTCTGTTGCTGAGATCAATAGAGTGATTAATATGGCTTTTGCAGGACAAACGGCAGGTGCTTTATATGAAGGAGAGAAAAAGTTTGATATCGTTGTGCGTATGGACAATGAGCACAAAAAAGATATTACCAGCATCCAGAATTTATTGGTTCCTACCGCTTCCGGAGAGCAAATTCCGCTATCTCAACTGGCGAAGGTTGAACTTAAAGACAGCCCGAATCAGATCCAAAGAGAAGATACCAAAAGAAGGATTATTATAGGATTTAATGCAAAGGGAAGAGATGTACAGACTGTTGTGGAAGAACTTCAGCAAAAAGTAGGGAAGAATCTGAAATTCTCGCCAGGATATACCATTGCTTACGGAGGAACTTTTGAAAACTTAAACGAAGCCAAAGCCCGATTAGGGGTTGCCGTTCCTATTTCTTTGGTGATGATTTTCTTGCTGTTATTCTTTGCTTTTGGTTCTGTAAAACACAGTTTACTGATTTATACAGCAATACCATTATCAGCCATTGGAGGTGTGTATTTTCTTGCTTTAAGAGGAATGCCTTTCAGCATCAGTGCTGGGGTTGGATTCATTGCTCTGTTTGGAGTGGCTGTACTTAACGGAATTGTTTTGATATCAGAATTTAACCGATTGAAAAAGAATGGAATAACCAATACCAGCAGGATTGTACTGATGGGAACAAGAATCAGACTTCGCCCGGTGCTGATGACTGCTTTTGTAGCTTCATTAGGATTCCTTCCCATGGCCATCAGTAATGGCGCAGGAGCTGAAGTACAGAGACCATTAGCCACTGTAGTGATCGGTGGATTGATGCTTGCCACACTTTTAACCCTATTTGTCCTCCCAATTCTTTACGTCTTATTTGAACATATTAATAAAGATAAAATGAAATTCTCTAAAAAAATAAACTATAAAAAACTGTCTGTTTTCTTGCTGTTGGTTTCTTTCGGAAGCTTTCAGGCTCAGGAAAACATCACCTTTGAACAGGCACTTGAAAAAGCATATCAACAAAACGGAACACTTAAAGGCTCAAAATTAATCTCTGATTATCAGGAAAAACTAAAAGCCAGCTATCTGAACCTTCCTCAAGTGGAAATTACAGGAGCATTCGGGCAGATTCAGGGGGAAGAAACAGATAATTCATTCGGAATTTCTCAAAGGTTCAGTTTTCCAACTGTTTATTCCAAGAGAAAACAGATGCTGGATGCGGAATGGACGGCAAGTATCATCAATCAGAACCTTACTAAAACACAGCTTACCAAAGAAGTTACAGATGTTTTTTACAGAATTTTAGTGTTTCAGGAAAAGAAAAAAGTATTGGACTACATCAGTCAGTTGTACACCAACTTTGCGGATAAGGCTGGTTTAAGATTGAAAAAAGGAGAAGCCAATATTTTAGAGGAATCTACTGCCGAAATTCAAAAAGAACAGATCAAAGTACAACTGAACATTCTTGAAAATGATCTGAATATTGCCAAACTGCAGCTTCAGTTGCTTCTTCAGTCAGAAACAGCCTATCAACCTATTGCTGATAAACCAACCATGAATGTAGGACTTCAGGTCTCAGAGGAAATGGTAAAACAACATCCTGAACTTCAGTATCTGCAGCAGCAAATTAAAGTAGGGGAAGCTGAAGTACAGCTTGAAAAAAGCAGGCTTCTTCCGGAGCTTCTTATCGGATACACCAATCAGAGCATGAAAAACATTAATAACAACCGTTTTAATTCAGTTCAGGTAGGAGTAGGGATTCCGTTGTTTACCAAGGGACAGCGAGCATTAGCAAAGGCTGCAGAAGCTAAAATTGCTATTTCTGAAAACCAATATCAAAGAAAAGAAATTGAACTTAAAAACAGATTAGGACAACAGTTGAACAACTATATGAATCAACAGAGAATCATTGAAAATTATGAACAAAAACAGCTTCCAAAATCTGAAACGATCTTAAAAACAGCTCAAAAGCAGATGGATGCAGGAGAAATTGATTATCTGAATTGGGTAATATTGGTCAATCAGGCTGTAAAAACCAAGGCAGATTATATCGATAGTCTGGACAGGCTGAATCAGATCGGAGCAGAACTTAATTTCTTAATTTCAAAATAACAGCGTCATGCAATTCAAAATCATATCAATATACAGTCTGGCTTTAGCATTGGTTTTATCATCATGTTCAGGCAAGAAAGAAGAGGAGAAAACAGTCTACGAGAACACAAAATTTGCAAAAGGTGCTGAGAATATGGTTCATCTTACCAATCAGCAAATTCAGTCTGTAGGAATTACCACAACGTCTGTTCAGGACAGAAATATGGAAAAAATGGTACGTCTGAATGGAAAAGCAGAGATTGCCCCATCTCACATCAGTTCTGTTTCAAGTATTATGGGCGGACATATCAAATCTATCAATGTGATTAATGGAAGTCACTTTAGCAAAGGTCAGGTACTGGCTGTGGTAGAAGACCCACAATTCATCCAGCTGCAGCAAGATTATCTGGTAACCAAAGCACAGCTTGAAGCCGCAAGACTGAACTTTAACCGTCAGAAAGACCTTAATACCAGCAAAGCAAGCAGTGATAAAACAATGCAGACCGCTCAGGCAGATTATTCAACCTTAAATGCTACATTGAGAGGCCTTGAAGAAAAATTACGGATCATCGGAATCAATACTAAAGGCTTACACACTGGAAATATCAGAAGCAGAATTAATGTGTATGCGCCATTCAGTGGCTTTGTAAGCAAGATTCTTGTGAATAACGGACAATATATCAACCCCGCAGATACTTTATTTGAGTTAATTAATCCAGCCGGATTACTTTTAGAATTAAAAGTCTTTGAAAACGATGTTAACGATATAAAAGTAGGGCAGGAAATCGTGGTTTACAACAATCAGAAACCCGATGTGAAATCTAGTGCTAAAATTGTAAGTGTAGTTCCAAGCATTGAAACAGGAGGTTCTGCAACTGCTATTGCAAAACTATCATCTGTGAATTCAGAATTTGTAAAAGGAATGTATGTTAACGCTGAAGTGAACATCAGCAACCGATACACTCAGGGACTTCCGAATGATGCTGTAGTTTCTTTTGAAAATAAAAACTATGTTTTTGAAGATCTTGGAAAATCGAAATATAAGATGATTCCTGTGGTAACCGGAATTTCAGACGATCAGTTTACCGAAGTTTTGAAAGCAGACTTCCTGAAAGGTAAAAAGATTGTACAGAAAGGAGCTTATAGTCTTCTGATGATGTTGAAGAATAAAGCGGAGTAATCGCTTTCTACC
Proteins encoded in this region:
- a CDS encoding LysR family transcriptional regulator; translated protein: MDIHQLKSFKTIVEKGNFQDAANELNYSLSAISYQIQQLENELKFPLFEKIGRRMLPTEQSLKLIPHIKKIEEEIEQIKQLNSKGRKVEGSLTISVSDSLLTYILQPVLKEFIETAPDVKLKLKVRNCYEVQKEIIRNDIDLGIHYQVYGYDDQIKVTEVSTFTVGVMTSPLFSQQERNFDRKDQIKACSIINNDPNGVYQQYFEEYLKKKNIIISQNIELWSIEAIKKSVMNNLGIACLPHFVVEEEIRKGEITELTIKGFQRTITMITAHHSNKWISPAMELFLKILNEQIVCGSPVSLEI
- a CDS encoding CusA/CzcA family heavy metal efflux RND transporter, producing MLNKIIEFSVKNKLIIALFTIGLVLFGVYETTKLPIDAQPDITNNQVQIITTAPSYGAADIERLVTFPIEQATSNISGITELRSLSRFGLSLVTVVFDDDTDVYWARQQVQERLQLVQDNIPAGIGKPELGPISTGLGEIFQYVVRAKKGYENVYDETELRTIQDWVVRRQLLGTKGVADVSSFGGKLKQYEIAINPNKLQAFNININDVFAALENNNQNTGGAYIEKKETVLFIRSEGLLGTKEDIGNIQVAETKEGIPVHIKDVASVKIGYATRYGAMTYNDTGELSGAIVLMLKGENANEVIGNIKQRLEKIQESLPEGVVIEPFLDRAKMVNNTISTVKTNLMEGALIVVFILVVFLGNFRAGLLVASVIPLAMLFAIIMMNIFGVGGNLMSLGALDFGLIVDGAVIIVEAVLHQLAHKKHFGKDNMLSKKEMDDQVSNSATKMVSSAVFGQIIILIVYLPIFALQGIEGKMFKPMAQTVAFALIGAFILSLTYIPMMSSLVLSRKKKEKDNISDRVMAKVETGHQKFLMKALKFRKTIILGVLILFAGAVFTLSRMGGEFIPSLEEGDFAVEMRILQGSNINETKKVTTQASSILLKQFPEVQKIVVKIGSAEIPTEPMPMDAGDMIIVLKPKKEWTSAHSFPELSEKMSKALSVIPGLTTSFQFPVQMRFNELMTGARQDIVCKIYGEDLDSLTTYAKKLGSIINTVKGAQDLYIEPVEGAPQVVIDYNRSELSRYNISVAEINRVINMAFAGQTAGALYEGEKKFDIVVRMDNEHKKDITSIQNLLVPTASGEQIPLSQLAKVELKDSPNQIQREDTKRRIIIGFNAKGRDVQTVVEELQQKVGKNLKFSPGYTIAYGGTFENLNEAKARLGVAVPISLVMIFLLLFFAFGSVKHSLLIYTAIPLSAIGGVYFLALRGMPFSISAGVGFIALFGVAVLNGIVLISEFNRLKKNGITNTSRIVLMGTRIRLRPVLMTAFVASLGFLPMAISNGAGAEVQRPLATVVIGGLMLATLLTLFVLPILYVLFEHINKDKMKFSKKINYKKLSVFLLLVSFGSFQAQENITFEQALEKAYQQNGTLKGSKLISDYQEKLKASYLNLPQVEITGAFGQIQGEETDNSFGISQRFSFPTVYSKRKQMLDAEWTASIINQNLTKTQLTKEVTDVFYRILVFQEKKKVLDYISQLYTNFADKAGLRLKKGEANILEESTAEIQKEQIKVQLNILENDLNIAKLQLQLLLQSETAYQPIADKPTMNVGLQVSEEMVKQHPELQYLQQQIKVGEAEVQLEKSRLLPELLIGYTNQSMKNINNNRFNSVQVGVGIPLFTKGQRALAKAAEAKIAISENQYQRKEIELKNRLGQQLNNYMNQQRIIENYEQKQLPKSETILKTAQKQMDAGEIDYLNWVILVNQAVKTKADYIDSLDRLNQIGAELNFLISK
- a CDS encoding efflux RND transporter periplasmic adaptor subunit, which produces MQFKIISIYSLALALVLSSCSGKKEEEKTVYENTKFAKGAENMVHLTNQQIQSVGITTTSVQDRNMEKMVRLNGKAEIAPSHISSVSSIMGGHIKSINVINGSHFSKGQVLAVVEDPQFIQLQQDYLVTKAQLEAARLNFNRQKDLNTSKASSDKTMQTAQADYSTLNATLRGLEEKLRIIGINTKGLHTGNIRSRINVYAPFSGFVSKILVNNGQYINPADTLFELINPAGLLLELKVFENDVNDIKVGQEIVVYNNQKPDVKSSAKIVSVVPSIETGGSATAIAKLSSVNSEFVKGMYVNAEVNISNRYTQGLPNDAVVSFENKNYVFEDLGKSKYKMIPVVTGISDDQFTEVLKADFLKGKKIVQKGAYSLLMMLKNKAE